The sequence CACGGATCTGCATGCGATACGCAaagccaaaaaaaaataataaattcataacgttataaataattatatatataatatgtatgtatatatactgatatacatatatatgtgttgataaaagtataaatacttttttaaacaaaatatattattcttattcatacaatataaataatttttacaaaattaacaaaagatgtattcaaatattaaaataaataatttttacaaaattaacaaaagatgtattcaaatattaaaatttatatagaaCAGTTCAttgcatacatacaaatagcaacaaacatttttttcatattttctttttataaataatacacaaTGATGCATCACTTAGGAAAAATAaccctttttattttttttataagtgtaattttaattatatcatgTTCCTGCACGGATTTAAAGTCACCTTCGAAGGGAAATATAGATCCGCGAATTTTAGAGTTAAGCATACATACTGAGAAACAGAAAAGAATAcacaatttaatttatacagGAATTCTTTCTTTGACAATTATAGTAACCATATTTTCAACTCTAGGATTTATTATGGATGATTATATTAGGTCGAGAAACATGAGAAATAGaactttataaaaaatatcagaaaaaaaaaaaaataattaaaataactttTCCTTTAAGCAAacaagaataatttttagttaGAGAACAGTGGAAAAGTTATTATCAtacaatttttcataaaaaaaataaaataataataaatgtaatatgcCATTTACCACAGAGAAAAGGTTAccctatatttttatgttttaactGTTAATGTGTaaattagataaaaatattttacttcttttttccatttttacgtttttcatttattcatattaatacTTTGAATAGTTTTGTATCCTTTTAAGGTATgacatatgcatattatcCATTCATTCATTACATACACGCATGTTTACATGCacttatatgaataatatgagCAATTCTTATTAAATTGTTATGTAATGGGAATGTTTTATGTTAtagaacttttttttttttttttttttttttctaacatTTTAAAGTAATATCATACATcctgaaaaatattttgttcaaaaattatttcaccCTTTTAGGTAGCttaagtaatattttaagtaaattaccttattaaaaaaagttaataccACAACATTATCTTCACCGTGTTGAATGAAATGGGATAAACAAATATggtaactttttttttcatttcatgaTAACTcctaatttaaattatacacATAAGTTctgtaattaaataaataaataaataaataaataaatatatatatatatatatatatatatatatatatatatatatatatatatatatatatgtaacctTTTCTCAGTTGTTAATAGCAACATGTTTGTATGAGaactattattttgtttaaatattaCGAATTTTCACCATGCTGTAAAATtctcatatatttaatcgtgtgattaaaaagaaaaaaaaaaaaacctcGTTGAAAAATTCATcaagaaattttattatttttttttttatgaataattttatgttaaaataaaataatttcaatcTTCTAATGAgttcatgtatttttaaaagtttaaaTAAGGGACACgatcatatataatttgcaGGAGTAATATTCTTAAAAGTTAATGTTgctcataaaaaattttgcgTTCATTATTaatgctatatatatatatttttttatttatattaacgCTTTTTCGTTACTCGTATACAGTGAAATTGCTtggtttatttttaattaaaaggtTTATACAAAGctagaagaaaaagaaaaagaaaaaagttattCATATTACGCACCTTTTGTACGTTTAAAAATTTCCTTTCCTTTTATGTCGTTTTATCcatacaataatttttatataaattttaagttgttttaaatttaaatattgcTTATACTTTTCATCAATATATTATGTCAAACGGTTTTAAGAAAAAGTGTATGTATTTAAacgaataaatgaaaaaattaaatttattttacatttattttccttattattatttagaattgcatatattaaattgagaacgttaaatgaatatattggTGCAAacagttatatttatataaacacaaATAACGCATGTATATCTGGTAAATATAACACGTACGTATGTGGCCTTataatacatgcatatgtaaCCTTGTAATGCGTACCTACTTTTCCATATAACACATTCATGTGGCAATATAacgcttatatatatacctctttaatacatatatacatgcccATATAACATACAtagaaacatatatatgtttgtgtgTGTACGTAGCCTACACAGGTGACGCAGAAATGAATTATACTCTAGGCTCAAAGAGAAATCCTTTAATTTTTCGAGTTAGTAACCTTTCAATAGGTAACATAAACAgagttaatataaaagaatataattgtAAGAAACTAACTTTCAGctcaaaaaataatgaatatggTAAATCTGTAAACCATGAAGATTCTAAAAAAAGACGCGACGAGAATAACaccaatttttttcaaaacccgaaatacaaaataattaattcacaacctaaaagaaatttaagTGTTTTTGGATATAATAGAGGAAAACtatttataagtataaaGAAAGATTTTACTAGTTTTGTTGTTAATTCATTAATCattttcgtttttctttattcaaTTTATACCCTAGCACCTAATGAAACCATATCACAACGgagaaaaagaattattacaGAAAGGTTAATGAAAGAATATGATATTTCTGAAAGGGATCTTGAAATGATTGAGCATCTCGACGAaataacagaaaaataaaaatttatgaagtATACCCAGGATAAATAATGTCTGTAATACAgctcaaattttttttttaaaagataattcaaattcttttttcttttcgttTTATTATCCTTCCTGCTTTTCCtcttttccccttttttctcatttatttttttcttctgcatatttataaaatttaaacatGTTTATTCGTAAACATTGATACCCTTGAGaaaactattatatatgcgataaatcattttattaGCATTTTCCCTttgcataaaataaaaacagttgaataataataatcatgagtattttcctttttctttataatttgCAAAAGTATctgtatgtattatatttaaaaacaaacaGTTAAATGCGTATTCCATATGTGCCTACATGCTCCTGTATAGCTGACATTgaatcaaaaaatttattggtatgttttaatttttaacatttaaaaaattgaattttcataataataataataataattattataaaataaattgaaacAAAAGTATAATAAGCACTTTAAcacatattaaataaataggtataataataataatcttatattatcatttttttaaaaatacaaataaaattaaaaaaaaaaaaaaaaaaaaaaatccacaataattacataaaagagttattataataaaaaaaaacaaaaaaaaaaaaaaaaaaaaaactatacaATAAACACATTAAAGTACGCgtctttaaaaaaaggaaaaaaaaagacagtaggaaagaaaaaggaagtcatatatacatttgacCTTATCTGCTAATTTTATTTCCACGAGCAACAGAACCATATGTCTGCTTAGAAGCTATAAagagagagaaaaaaaaaaagaaaaatgtaattaaagCATAATAtaaggataaaaaatttttatatgagatataaatatataaaaaaaaaaattttcaaattaaaaaaagaattacatGTATTAAAAGgtaaatatttaaactttatcatattttttatttgttgttTCATAGTTGccaaaaataaacatataaagtaaaaaagtaataGAGGCCAGAATACTGGTATGTCcagaaatggaaaaaacgTGCAAAATATTGATATCAATACAGCTCTAGAGGAATATAACCAAAATTTGAATTCGtctaattttcttaaaaagggtctaaattcttttttatcatctgaattattttcatttttttgctCATTTGTTTGTTTCATAGGTAGTAATAAGCcgttattttcattttcatattgttcatatatttcttcGATATTATGTGGTGTTAAAAAtcttaaaaacaaatttaataagaaaattgaTAATGCGTATGATACAACATAAAAACCTGTCACATAGTACACCCTaagtatgtataaaataaaaaagccaAGTAAAACTATCCATCttgtttttacatataaagttgttttatctatataataattatgcgTATTAactaatttattacataaatctGGTAGAAATTTGTCTGTTTCATCCATTTTTATaactaaattattatatctaCTTTTTTAACTTTGTTCGCCTTCTTGCGTACTATCTTttagtttaattttatatcgctacacatatatataaatatatatacatgcttCATATGTATACCAACTGTACActatatttgtatacatacatatttttatacatacatatttttatacatacatatttttatacatacatatttttatacatatatagttttgtatataacagaaaaaagggaataatacatttacgtaaaatatattaacagtaAATCtaatatatcttatataaaaggaataaaaaaaaaaaattgtaaatttttttacttttcctTTAAACTATTTgaaattctaaaaaaaacTTATCTCCTTTGtcttatataacataaatgaTGTTTACACAAAAACTATCTCTATCGCTacattatgtaaatatacttttattatacattcacgaaaacattttacataataattattttcattcttatataaaaatgtaaattgttattaaattaaaaaaaaaaaaaaaatatgaaaattttcaaaCATTTAGCAAATTACTTTTACTTCAgggaaatttatttattttacgaaatgattttttataaaaattataaaatagcaaaaacaaatcttttataaaaaaatgttaccataacataaaaattttttttttaaagtatgttaaataatttattatatatatacacataaatataatttttatgaaaaaataaaataaaatatgcagTGCAATtgcttttttgtttattcataaaaatatattaagaaatactAATACAGTTCTTTTgctaaaaaaatgaatggtCAGTATATATGCAGTACAATAacacaataaaattttttttcgaaattccatatatgtaatagataataataattaatctttttaaatattctgtattttataatatgtaaaatatgaaaatacagAAAACTTAAGTTCAAATTCTTTAAAAGAAacaaatttttcaaaaaactaattaaataatattagttccaactatatatatatatttatttaaatattaaaaaaatgaataaatattgcAGACATGGAAATATGGAATTGTTTGTAGCCTCTGTATGTAAGAATAATTACGAACTAGTATGAGgatattttaaacaaaaataaataagcttttgacaatttttttaaataaaaagaattaaattaGTATacacgaaaaaaataaaataaaataatgccTGATAATAGTGAAGAAacataaaatacatataaaaaacatacataaaaataataaaatatagctccttttttacaaagaaaaaaaaaaacaaacagcAAAAATTAAggatgaaatatataaaaaagaagaggatATAAACTTAAGTGGAAAAATACCGTTTCTTTCCACTTCCTTTcctttttatgttaattattaaaagctTTGTTCAAACATATTTGTTATCAAAAAATAACTTGATAGTAGTTTATTATACCAAAAACGAATTATGGCgacatgaaaaaataaggttttatatatattcatatatacatgcatacatacatatatgtattcatatatcttaatttttaGAGATTGCATAGTTAGTGTTCAAGAATTTGAATAAAAAGTACTTTAAAACTATATatctatgaaaaataaaataaaaaaatgttgtaacttattttattaagaataaaaaaaaaagtagaaattcagagtatatatatatacatactataTAGATGAGAAAAGGGTAAACATTGAAGTATAAACAATAATCGTTATATTATATcctaaatattaaaaaaatataagcagcatattttttaggtatgtaaatatattaaagtttgatataatattatttttatattttgtattggTAACccaattaaaattataaaaacctTATTGCTAggaaaaacttttttatatcaacaaatatatactttaatatgtatgtacaactttaaacacatatttataaaacatgcatatgtaataaatacgTGAGCacaatatttatgtacgtataaatataagtgttaaaatagaatattattttttttgaggGAAAAACTGTATATAAATCAACTACAATGAGTTATcgcacataaaaaataaatatgaactaataatgaaaaaataaatttatgtttttattgtttGCATTCTTAACAACAAcgacttttatatattttctgttCGTTCTGGTTGTTTAAAGTAAAAGTCTCGGGTAGATATCTGTAAATtgtgaaaaaacaaaaggtCGCTCGTAgtgtattatatgtatatatgctaAGTTGTACAACAGGAAATCGCAAAATAAGAAAGCATAAGACATAAGATTGCAcctttaaatgaataaatttccatacacacaaatatatatatatataatgtgttATCTGCAAATTcatgttgtatatatattttattccattCTGCTTCATTTTCCTACATTTGTTCTTCCTGATGTTCTTGTTTCATAGCTTTTCTTGCTATTTCATCAAAAGCCTGATCAACATTAATTGCGTTTTTCGCGCTTGTCTCAAAATATGGAATGTTGTTATTCGACTTGCACCACTGCAAAACTTTTAATGATTGAACctatcaaaataaattaatacagGTATACGTGTAAACATGCAAaagtgcatacatatattcatatgcttgtatacatgtaaaagtattactaatattcataataaatttGATATGCATTCAAAAATTACTTTTCTCTTATTCGTTTCATCAACTTTATTTCCTATTATAACGAATGGAAAATTTTCAGGGTCCTTTGGACTAGcctaaaaaacaaaacagtTTTGCACAAAATGCGATTAtgaacatttaaatatatctatatctatatctatctatatatatatatatagatatatagatatatatatatatatgtacttatgtacacctacatatatgtgtacgtatgtgcatattcatgtatatgtgtataactGCTGGATGCTTCATTTTTCCCATGCAAATACCTGAATTAAGAATTCATCTTTCCACGATTCTAACGAttcatatgttttataatttgttaaatCAAAAACTAAAACACAGCAATCTGCTCCTCTATAAAAAGCCACGCCTAAACTTTGGAAACGTTCTTGACCTGCCGTGTCCCAGATCTTCGAATGAAAATAAGTAAagaaattatacatacatatatttatatttgttaatatgaattaatacATGTGCTTATTTGCACCCTTTgcaaaattaatatgttCAGGAAgagttattatatatatatatacatataaatacataagcAATATAGGCTATATATATCCAAATAACACTGTTCAACAACGTCAGtagtatacataaaattcatgtatattatttccattttttctgtctttttcttttaacttGCATTGTCAGCTGTTCATTATCAACTATAGTttcttttgttaaaaaatcgGCTCCaactaaaagaaaaaaaatatagtaacattcattaaaaaattgacaTACAATAGAGATGTGATAAATTCGTGTTCAACTATCTAATTACTTGTCGCTTTGTACTGATtcgtaaattttttatttacatactGATTCATTAACGATGTTTTTCCAACactacaaaaaaatgaaatatgaaaaatgaaaaaaggggataaatggaaaaatgtcactttatgaaaaacaaacaagttgtaattattgaaaaaataatttattggaaaaaaaacaaaattcaTATACTGCAAAAAACATTTCAAAAAAAGGCTCAaattataattgttaaaatatgtttataaaattaattataatgttaaatgataaatcttattaattaaaatattttttttaaatcaaattattcaaaattaaaTTCTTCTCATTAGTTGTCTTTTATAGAACAATTATGTATGTTTAATAGTGCCATATACGTGAGTTTTTTTGACTATTGTTGTATTCATACGGAGTTTAGCTGGTAAAACTAATACAGCTATTTATGCTGTTAACAAACATTATGCCGCACATAAAATAGTGCTAAAGGGGagatacatatttattatacacaACTTTTTTAACTATgtcacatatacatatacgtaaataCAGATTAGTGTAACCATTTAAGTGAAACTTTTATGAACCCCCTAATTTAATAAGTAAAGCAATAATGCTTAAAAGCTgagattatttttttaaagttgccgcatttttaatatatttccatCTATAATgtcttattatatatatctatatggaaaaacaatattttttaaaactgcAAATTATTTATTCGATTTTTCTCCAttcttatttg comes from Plasmodium malariae genome assembly, chromosome: 7 and encodes:
- the PmUG01_07014500 gene encoding conserved protein, unknown function, with the translated sequence MNYTLGSKRNPLIFRVSNLSIGNINRVNIKEYNCKKLTFSSKNNEYGKSVNHEDSKKRRDENNTNFFQNPKYKIINSQPKRNLSVFGYNRGKLFISIKKDFTSFVVNSLIIFVFLYSIYTLAPNETISQRRKRIITERLMKEYDISERDLEMIEHLDEITEK
- the PmUG01_07014600 gene encoding protein RER1, putative; this translates as MDETDKFLPDLCNKLVNTHNYYIDKTTLYVKTRWIVLLGFFILYILRVYYVTGFYVVSYALSIFLLNLFLRFLTPHNIEEIYEQYENENNGLLLPMKQTNEQKNENNSDDKKEFRPFLRKLDEFKFWLYSSRAVLISIFCTFFPFLDIPVFWPLLLFYFICLFLATMKQQIKNMIKFKYLPFNTSSKQTYGSVARGNKISR
- the PmUG01_07014400 gene encoding conserved Plasmodium protein, unknown function — translated: MMHHLGKITLFIFFISVILIISCSCTDLKSPSKGNIDPRILELSIHTEKQKRIHNLIYTGILSLTIIVTIFSTLGFIMDDYIRSRNMRNRTL
- the PmUG01_07014700 gene encoding ras-related protein RAB7, putative, producing MSSKKRTILKVIILGDSGVGKTSLMNQYVNKKFTNQYKATIGADFLTKETIVDNEQLTMQIWDTAGQERFQSLGVAFYRGADCCVLVFDLTNYKTYESLESWKDEFLIQASPKDPENFPFVIIGNKVDETNKRKVQSLKVLQWCKSNNNIPYFETSAKNAINVDQAFDEIARKAMKQEHQEEQIYLPETFTLNNQNEQKIYKSRCC